A window of Ipomoea triloba cultivar NCNSP0323 chromosome 2, ASM357664v1 contains these coding sequences:
- the LOC116010169 gene encoding uncharacterized protein LOC116010169 yields the protein MSNLANLEFVGLDISGKNYLSWALDVEMHLNAKGLGETIKESNDASIQDQAKAMIFIRHHLDQGLKDEYLIVKEPLELWKMLKERYDHQRTVILPKARYDWIHLRLQDFKTVSEYNSAMFKISSQLLLCGEKITDEDMLEKTFSTFHASNIVLQQQYREKGFSKYSQLISCLLVAEQNNELLMKNHEARPTGSIPFPEANGVSYNNENTRGRGRGRGRGQNHGYNPGHGQNRHGGYNFKNKSYHRKWENNGAKHDKEKHGNPPKNVENACYRCGMTGHWEHTCRTARHLVDLYQASLKEKGKNIESNNVLVNDDFDITHLDVEDYLGPIEKKD from the coding sequence atgtcaaatctTGCAAATCTTGAATTTGTTGGACTTGATATATCTGGGAAAAATTATCTATCATGGGCATTGGATGTTGAAATGCATCTAAATGCAAAGGGTCTTGGTGAAACTATTAAAGAGAGTAATGATGCTTCGATACAAGATCAGGCAAAGGCGATGATTTTCATACGCCATCACCTCGACCAAGGGTTGAAAGATGAATATCTCATAGTGAAAGAGCCCCTTGAGCTCtggaaaatgttgaaagaaagatatGATCATCAGAGAACAGTAATTCTCCCAAAAGCTCGATATGATTGGATTCACTTGCGATTGCAAGATTTCAAAACTGTGAGCGAATATAATTCTGCTATGTTCAAAATCAGCTCTCAGTTGTTATTATGTGGAGAAAAAATCACTGATGAGGATATGCTTGAGAAAACCTTCTCTACTTTTCATGCATCCAATATTGTGCTTCAACAGCAATATAGAGAAAAGGGTTTTTCCAAATATTCTCAATTAATTTCATGTCTCCTTGTGGCTGAACAAAATAATGAGCTGTTGATGAAAAACCACGAGGCACGACCTACTGGTTCTATCCCATTTCCTGAGGCCAATGGTGTGTCATATAACAATGAAAATACAAGAGGCCGTGGTCGTGGTCGTGGTCGTGGACAAAACCATGGTTATAATCCCGGTCATGGACAAAATCGTCATGGTGGTTataatttcaaaaacaaaagttACCACCGAAAATGGGAAAATAATGGTGCAAAACATGACAAAGAAAAGCATGGAAATCCtcccaaaaatgttgaaaacgCATGTTATCGTTGTGGCATGACTGGCCATTGGGAGCACACTTGTCGTACTGCAAGGCACCTTGTGGATCTCTATCAAGCATCCCTGAAAGAGAAAGGAAAGAATATAGAATCCAACAATGTTCTTGTGAATGACGATTTTGACATCACACATTTGGATGTGGAAGACTACCTTGGGCCAATAGAGAAGAAAGATTGA
- the LOC116011427 gene encoding beta-glucuronosyltransferase GlcAT14A-like, whose amino-acid sequence MGSLNMEKKWVFPFAISALICVFLLATFFNMGMISSNFPSRVSLNQTNSYYAEVKVKQPLPPGSPSVPRFAYLVSGSKGDLEKLWRALLALYHPRNYYVVHLDRESSVEERLELAYRVETESLFVEVGNVHMITRANIVTYRGPTMVANTLHACAILLKKYQDWDWFINLSASDYPLVTQDDLLYTFANLKRELNFVEHTSRLGWKEGQRAMPLIVDPGLYKDTKSDIFWVTPGRPLPTSFKLFTGSAWMILSRAFVDYCIEGWDNLPRTLLMYYTNFVSSPEGYFQTVICNTPQFIPTVVNHDMHYISWDVPPQQHPHALTLNDTRRMIRSDAAFARKFNQGDPVLDKIDKKLLGRKNVNFTPGGWCAGNPPCSEVGDPENLKPGSGAKRLRSLIGKIVLSEKFRKQQCK is encoded by the exons ATGGGGTCCTTGAACATGGAGAAGAAGTGGGTGTTTCCTTTTGCTATCAGCGCGCTCATATGCGTATTTCTTCTAGCTACCTTCTTCAACATGGGCATGATCTCTTCAAATTTCCCATCTCGTGTTTCATTGAATCAAACAAATTCCTACTATGCTGAAGTAAAAGTTAAGCAACCTCTGCCTCCTGGCAGTCCTTCCGTTCCTCGTTTTGCTTATTTGGTGTCGGGTTCCAAAGGCGATTTAGAAAAGCTTTGGAGAGCGTTGCTAGCCTTGTACCATCCACGGAATTACTATGTTGTCCATCTGGACCGAGAGTCGTCAGTGGAGGAGAGACTGGAGCTTGCCTACAGAGTAGAAACAGAATCCCTTTTTGTTGAGGTCGGGAATGTCCACATGATTACCCGAGCTAATATCGTTACCTACCGAGGGCCTACCATGGTTGCTAATACTCTTCACGCATGTGCCATTCTTCTCAAGAAGTATCAGGATTGGGATTGGTTTATAAATCTCAGCGCTTCAGATTATCCCCTTGTGACTCAAGATG ATCTTCTTTACACTTTCGCCAATTTAAAGCGAGAGTTAAATTTCGTCGAGCACACAAGCCGCTTAGGCTGGAAGGA GGGTCAAAGGGCAATGCCATTGATCGTAGATCCTGGGCTCTATAAGGATACCAAGTCTGACATATTTTGGGTCACACCAGGGAGACCTTTGCCCACATCTTTTAAACTATTTACCG GTTCTGCATGGATGATCCTCTCCCGGGCATTCGTGGATTACTGCATAGAGGGTTGGGATAATCTTCCTAGAACCCTACTTATGTACTACACTAATTTCGTGTCTTCTCCCGAAGGGTACTTTCAGACCGTCATATGTAATACCCCGCAGTTTATACCAACTGTTGTGAACCATGACATGCACTATATTTCTTGGGATGTTCCTCCCCAGCAGCATCCTCACGCACTAACCCTAAACGATACCCGGAGAATGATTAGAAGCGATGCTGCCTTTGCACGCAAATTCAACCAAGGTGATCCCGTCTTGGATAAGATCGACAAGAAATTGCTGGGCAGGAAAAATGTGAACTTCACTCCTGGCGGTTGGTGTGCTGGTAATCCTCCTTGCTCCGAGGTTGGAGATCCTGAGAATCTTAAACCGGGTTCAGGTGCTAAAAGGCTTCGCAGTCTCATAGGTAAAATAGTTTTGTCAGAGAAATTTAGAAAGCAGCAATGTAAGTAG
- the LOC116010149 gene encoding protein SPA1-RELATED 4 isoform X1, giving the protein MEGSSESGWQRSDSSRGLNSLPFSDRNLRLLHGSSIRSSSNASLDSGIIPARKGRERVLLPQTNRLSAHTGFSEDGLAPGRVSSGLDGREVSLRKWLDNPERTVDALECLHIFTQIVEIVNMAHSQGIVVHNVRPSCFVMSSFNRVAFIESASCSNSSSDSLEDGLNSQTAQCKGSTSPLPRESVQEGRQSLTQRLQPGRNTTNPSPIVSEAICQQQQSGHAMPCSDGNKNQQTEEVEEEKKHPFPMKQILLLETNWYTSPEEVAGAPSSCASDIYRLGVLLFELFCTFSSQEEKSTTMSSLRHRVLPPQLLLKWPKEASFCLWLLHPEPSSRPNLGELLQSEFLNNPRENFEDREAAIELREKIDEQELLLEFLLLTQQRKEEAADNLKETISFLSSDIEEVTNMQTALRKKGGSNMEVGKDPASNRTNKTDDDDSGNSGSRKRSRPGICTCNLEESGDHPDKYQISKTGVENQGSFLSKSSRLMKNFKKLESAYYLMRRRAVKPTDKPSNRHSQISSDGRGSIVATERSSVSNLSSKPNSDKETPSGWINSFLEGLCKYLSFSKLEVKADLKQGDLLNSSNLVCSLSFDRDGEFFASAGVNKKIKIFEYNSILNEDHDIHYPVVEMASRSKLSSICWNSYIKSQIASSNFEGVVQVWDVSRSQLFMEMREHERRVWSVDFSVADPTMLASGSDDGSVKLWNINQGVSVGTITTKANVCCVQFPFDSGHSLAFGSADHRIYYYDLRNAKMPLYTLIGHNKTVSYVKFIDSTTLVSASTDNTIKLWDLSMCSSRILDCPLQSYTGHMNVKNFVGLSVSEGFIATGSETNEVFIYHKAFPMPAFVSNKFTSTDPLSGDVVEDAAQFISSVCWHGKSSTLVAANSMGNIKLLEMV; this is encoded by the exons ATGGAGGGTTCATCTGAGTCTGGTTGGCAGAGGTCTGACAGTTCCAGAGGGCTGAATTCCTTGCCCTTCAGTGATAGAAATCTGAGATTGCTTCATGGAAGCTCTATAAGGTCATCTAGTAATGCATCACTTGATTCTGGGATTATACCAGCAAGAAAGGGAAGGGAGAGAGTTCTGTTACCTCAAACAAATAGACTTAGTGCCCATACTGGGTTTTCTGAGGATGGGCTAGCGCCTGGTAGAGTTAGCAGTGGCTTAGATGGTAGGGAGGTTAGTTTGAGAAAGTGGTTGGACAATCCAGAAAGAACAGTTGATGCACTTGAATGTTTGCACATATTCACCCAAATTGTAGAAATTGTTAACATGGCACATTCTCAGGGAATTGTTGTTCATAATGTACGGCCCTCGTGCTTTGTTATGTCCTCATTCAACCGTGTTGCTTTTATTGAATCTGCGTCCTGCTCCAATTCCTCTTCGGATTCACTTGAAGATGGATTAAACAGCCAAACCGCACAGTGTAAGGGTTCAACTTCACCTCTGCCTCGTGAATCTGTACAAGAAGGAAGGCAGTCGCTTACTCAAAGATTGCAACCTGGGAGGAATACTACTAATCCTTCTCCCATAGTGTCTGAAGCCATTTGCCAACAGCAACAATCAGGCCATGCTATGCCTTGTTCTGATGGCAATAAGAACCAGCAGACGGAGGAGgtggaggaggagaagaagcaTCCATTCCCCATGAAACAGATATTGCTTTTGGAAACTAATTGGTACACTAGTCCAGAAGAGGTAGCTGGTGCTCCAAGTTCTTGTGCTTCAGACATTTATCGACTAGGAGTCCTCCTCTTTGAG CTATTCTGCACATTCAGTTCACAAGAAGAAAAAAGTACTACTATGTCTAGTCTGAGACATCGAGTGCTCCCACCTCAATTGCTTTTGAAGTGGCCCAAAGAAGCTTCATTTTGCTTGTGGTTACTGCACCCTGAGCCCAGTAGTAGGCCAAATTTGGG TGAGTTGCTACAAAGTGAGTTCCTTAATAATCCAAGAGAAAATTTTGAAGACCGGGAAGCAGCAATAGAGCTTAGAGAAAAAATAGATGAGCAGGAACTGTTGCTGGAGTTCCTTTTGCTGACGCAACAGAGAAAAGAAGAGGCTGCAGATAATTTGAAAGAGACAATATCTTTTCTCTCTTCTGATATAGAAGAAGTTACAAATATGCAGACTGCCCTGAGGAAAAAGGGAGGATCTAACATGGAAGTAGGCAAAGATCCAGCCTCAAACAGGACTAATAAGACTGATGACGATGATTCTGGGAACTCTGGTTCTAGAAAGCGATCCCGGCCAGGCATTTGTACTTGCAATTTGGAAGAGTCTGGTGACCATCCAGATAAGTATCAGATATCCAAGACAGGTGTTGAAAATCAAGGGAGCTTTCTCTCAAAAAGTTCCCGATTGatgaaaaatttcaaaaaattagaGTCAGCTTATTACTTGATGAGACGCAGAGCAGTAAAGCCTACAGATAAACCATCGAATAGACATTCTCAAATAAGTAGTGATGGCAGGGGTTCTATTGTAGCAACTGAAAGAAGTTCTGTTAGTAATTTGTCATCAAAACCCAACTCTGATAAGGAGACACCAAGTGGATGGATCAATTCATTCTTGGAGGGCTTGTGCAAGTATCTCTCTTTTAGTAAGTTAGAAGTGAAGGCAGACTTGAAGCAAGGGGATCTTCTAAATTCTTCAAATCTTGTATGCTCTCTCAGCTTTGACCGTGATGGTGAATTTTTTGCAAGTGCTGGTGTAAATAAGAAGATTAAGATTTTTGAATACAATTCAATCTTAAATGAAGATCATGATATTCATTATCCTGTTGTCGAAATGGCTAGTAGATCAAAGTTGAGCAGTATTTGTTGGAATAGTTATATTAAAAGCCAAATTGCTTCAAGTAACTTTGAAGGTGTAGTGCAG GTATGGGATGTCTCAAGAAGCCAACTTTTCATGGAAATGAGAGAGCATGAGAGGAGGGTTTGGTCTGTGGACTTCTCAGTAGCAGATCCAACTATGTTGGCCAGCGGCAGTGATGACGGTTCTGTTAAACTTTGGAACATCAATCAG GGCGTTAGTGTTGGAACCATCACAACAAAAGCAAATGTATGCTGTGTTCAATTTCCTTTTGATTCTGGCCATTCTCTTGCATTTGGATCAGCAGATCACAGGATATATTACTATGATCTACGAAATGCTAAAATGCCTTTATACACTCTAATTGGGCACAACAAGACGGTGAGCTATGTCAAGTTTATTGATTCAACAACACTTGTCTCTGCATCAACCGACAACACGATAAAGCTTTGGGATTTGTCAATGTGCTCATCTCGGATTCTTGATTGCCCTCTTCAGTCATATACTGGACATATGAATGTAAAG AACTTTGTTGGCCTGTCCGTATCTGAAGGTTTCATTGCAACTGGATCAGAAACAAATGAG GTTTTCATATACCACAAAGCATTTCCAATGCCCGCATTTGTATCCAACAAGTTTACAAGCACAGACCCGCTTTCTGGGGACGTGGTGGAGGATGCTGCGCAATTTATCTCATCTGTTTGTTGGCATGGTAAGTCATCCACCTTAGTTGCTGCCAATTCAATGGGTAATATCAAGCTCTTGGAGATGGTTTAG
- the LOC116010149 gene encoding protein SPA1-RELATED 3 isoform X2, giving the protein MEGSSESGWQRSDSSRGLNSLPFSDRNLRLLHGSSIRSSSNASLDSGIIPARKGRERVLLPQTNRLSAHTGFSEDGLAPGRVSSGLDGREVSLRKWLDNPERTVDALECLHIFTQIVEIVNMAHSQGIVVHNVRPSCFVMSSFNRVAFIESASCSNSSSDSLEDGLNSQTAQCKGSTSPLPRESVQEGRQSLTQRLQPGRNTTNPSPIVSEAICQQQQSGHAMPCSDGNKNQQTEEVEEEKKHPFPMKQILLLETNWYTSPEEVAGAPSSCASDIYRLGVLLFELFCTFSSQEEKSTTMSSLRHRVLPPQLLLKWPKEASFCLWLLHPEPSSRPNLGELLQSEFLNNPRENFEDREAAIELREKIDEQELLLEFLLLTQQRKEEAADNLKETISFLSSDIEEVTNMQTALRKKGGSNMEVGKDPASNRTNKTDDDDSGNSGSRKRSRPGICTCNLEESGDHPDKYQISKTGVENQGSFLSKSSRLMKNFKKLESAYYLMRRRAVKPTDKPSNRHSQISSDGRGSIVATERSSVSNLSSKPNSDKETPSGWINSFLEGLCKYLSFSKLEVKADLKQGDLLNSSNLVCSLSFDRDGEFFASAGVNKKIKIFEYNSILNEDHDIHYPVVEMASRSKLSSICWNSYIKSQIASSNFEGVVQVWDVSRSQLFMEMREHERRVWSVDFSVADPTMLASGSDDGSVKLWNINQAILLLNLVDCGYHL; this is encoded by the exons ATGGAGGGTTCATCTGAGTCTGGTTGGCAGAGGTCTGACAGTTCCAGAGGGCTGAATTCCTTGCCCTTCAGTGATAGAAATCTGAGATTGCTTCATGGAAGCTCTATAAGGTCATCTAGTAATGCATCACTTGATTCTGGGATTATACCAGCAAGAAAGGGAAGGGAGAGAGTTCTGTTACCTCAAACAAATAGACTTAGTGCCCATACTGGGTTTTCTGAGGATGGGCTAGCGCCTGGTAGAGTTAGCAGTGGCTTAGATGGTAGGGAGGTTAGTTTGAGAAAGTGGTTGGACAATCCAGAAAGAACAGTTGATGCACTTGAATGTTTGCACATATTCACCCAAATTGTAGAAATTGTTAACATGGCACATTCTCAGGGAATTGTTGTTCATAATGTACGGCCCTCGTGCTTTGTTATGTCCTCATTCAACCGTGTTGCTTTTATTGAATCTGCGTCCTGCTCCAATTCCTCTTCGGATTCACTTGAAGATGGATTAAACAGCCAAACCGCACAGTGTAAGGGTTCAACTTCACCTCTGCCTCGTGAATCTGTACAAGAAGGAAGGCAGTCGCTTACTCAAAGATTGCAACCTGGGAGGAATACTACTAATCCTTCTCCCATAGTGTCTGAAGCCATTTGCCAACAGCAACAATCAGGCCATGCTATGCCTTGTTCTGATGGCAATAAGAACCAGCAGACGGAGGAGgtggaggaggagaagaagcaTCCATTCCCCATGAAACAGATATTGCTTTTGGAAACTAATTGGTACACTAGTCCAGAAGAGGTAGCTGGTGCTCCAAGTTCTTGTGCTTCAGACATTTATCGACTAGGAGTCCTCCTCTTTGAG CTATTCTGCACATTCAGTTCACAAGAAGAAAAAAGTACTACTATGTCTAGTCTGAGACATCGAGTGCTCCCACCTCAATTGCTTTTGAAGTGGCCCAAAGAAGCTTCATTTTGCTTGTGGTTACTGCACCCTGAGCCCAGTAGTAGGCCAAATTTGGG TGAGTTGCTACAAAGTGAGTTCCTTAATAATCCAAGAGAAAATTTTGAAGACCGGGAAGCAGCAATAGAGCTTAGAGAAAAAATAGATGAGCAGGAACTGTTGCTGGAGTTCCTTTTGCTGACGCAACAGAGAAAAGAAGAGGCTGCAGATAATTTGAAAGAGACAATATCTTTTCTCTCTTCTGATATAGAAGAAGTTACAAATATGCAGACTGCCCTGAGGAAAAAGGGAGGATCTAACATGGAAGTAGGCAAAGATCCAGCCTCAAACAGGACTAATAAGACTGATGACGATGATTCTGGGAACTCTGGTTCTAGAAAGCGATCCCGGCCAGGCATTTGTACTTGCAATTTGGAAGAGTCTGGTGACCATCCAGATAAGTATCAGATATCCAAGACAGGTGTTGAAAATCAAGGGAGCTTTCTCTCAAAAAGTTCCCGATTGatgaaaaatttcaaaaaattagaGTCAGCTTATTACTTGATGAGACGCAGAGCAGTAAAGCCTACAGATAAACCATCGAATAGACATTCTCAAATAAGTAGTGATGGCAGGGGTTCTATTGTAGCAACTGAAAGAAGTTCTGTTAGTAATTTGTCATCAAAACCCAACTCTGATAAGGAGACACCAAGTGGATGGATCAATTCATTCTTGGAGGGCTTGTGCAAGTATCTCTCTTTTAGTAAGTTAGAAGTGAAGGCAGACTTGAAGCAAGGGGATCTTCTAAATTCTTCAAATCTTGTATGCTCTCTCAGCTTTGACCGTGATGGTGAATTTTTTGCAAGTGCTGGTGTAAATAAGAAGATTAAGATTTTTGAATACAATTCAATCTTAAATGAAGATCATGATATTCATTATCCTGTTGTCGAAATGGCTAGTAGATCAAAGTTGAGCAGTATTTGTTGGAATAGTTATATTAAAAGCCAAATTGCTTCAAGTAACTTTGAAGGTGTAGTGCAG GTATGGGATGTCTCAAGAAGCCAACTTTTCATGGAAATGAGAGAGCATGAGAGGAGGGTTTGGTCTGTGGACTTCTCAGTAGCAGATCCAACTATGTTGGCCAGCGGCAGTGATGACGGTTCTGTTAAACTTTGGAACATCAATCAGGCAATTCTACTTTTGAACTTGGTGGATTGTGGATATCATCTTTGA